The Polyangium mundeleinium genome contains the following window.
GAATCATGCGCCGCCCGACGCCCTCGCCGCGGCGGCTCTCGACCACGCGCACGCCTTCGATCAGCATGCGCAGGCCGCCCTGATACGAGAGGCCCGGAATGTACGTGAGCTGCAAACAACCGAGGACGACGCCGCCGTCCTCGACCACGACAAGGCGGTTGTTCGGGTCGCGCTCGATCGCCTCGAACGCCCGATAGTAGCCTTCGGGCAGCGGCCCTTGGGCGGTCTCGCGCGTCGCGCCGAGCGCGTCGGCGGCGAGGAGCGCGACCACGGTCGGGACATCCTCGCGGCGGGCATCACGGAACATCATGGGGATTCGTGTACCGTGTCGGCTGCAGAGCCGCGCGTCAAGGTTCGGGGGAAGGCGTTGCAGGTTCGTCGCTCAAGGCTGTCTCCCGCCGTTGTTTTCGTTTCGCAACGATGTCGCGGATGCGCTCGACCGCGCCCTGGCCTGCGTCGACGACCGTCAGGAGGGTGGCCAAGGTGGCGATCCACGGCGCCGGATAGACACGACCGCTCGACGGCGCGATGCCGCCCGCAAGGACGGCGTTGACGAAGCAAAACATCGTCCCGAGCGAGGCGAACAGCATCGAGGCAAACTCCGTGAGCAGGCCTGCGACGGCATTGCGTATGCGAGGCTGCAGCAAGCCGAGCACGACCGGCGTCAGGATGAGGACGGCGATGCTGATGCCGTTTTCCGGATGCTCGGTGAGGACCTCGATCCCGGTGAACGTCCTCGGGCTCCCTTGACACGAGGAGTGCTCTCCCCAATCGAAGGGGAGCGTGAGCGCGAAGAGCGCGAGCAGGACG
Protein-coding sequences here:
- a CDS encoding GNAT family N-acetyltransferase, which translates into the protein MMFRDARREDVPTVVALLAADALGATRETAQGPLPEGYYRAFEAIERDPNNRLVVVEDGGVVLGCLQLTYIPGLSYQGGLRMLIEGVRVVESRRGEGVGRRMIQWAIEEARARGCRLVQLTTNKARTDAKRFYERLGFTASHEGMKLDLGTPPA